A genomic segment from Nicotiana tabacum cultivar K326 chromosome 7, ASM71507v2, whole genome shotgun sequence encodes:
- the LOC107823075 gene encoding pathogenesis-related protein STH-2 → MGVTTYTHEASTTVAPTRLFKALVLDADNLIPKLMPQVVNNIETVEGDGGVGSIKKMNFVEGGPIKYLKHKLHVIDDKNLVTKYSLIEGDVLGDKLESITYDVKFETSANGGCICKTSTEYHTKGDYVFKEEEHNEGKDKALELFKAVEDYLIANPTVNA, encoded by the exons ATGGGTGTGACTACCTATACTCATGAGGCATCAACCACAGTTGCCCCAACTAGGTTATTTAAAGCTTTGGTTCTTGACGCAGACAACCTTATTCCAAAGTTGATGCCACAAGTTGTTAACAACATTGAGACTGTTGAAGGTGATGGTGGTGTTGGAAGCATCAAGAAGATGAACTTTGTCGAAG GTGGTCCAATAAAGTATTTGAAGCACAAGCTTCATGTGATTGACGACAAGAATTTGGTAACCAAATATTCACTAATCGAAGGAGATGTTCTAGGAGACAAATTGGAATCCATTACCTATGATGTCAAATTCGAAACCTCTGCAAATGGAGGTTGTATTTGCAAGACATCAACTGAGTACCACACAAAAGGTGATTATGTTTTTAAGGAAGAAGAACATAATGAAGGCAAAGATAAAGCCCTGGAACTTTTCAAGGCTGTTGAAGATTACCTTATTGCCAATCCTACCGTCAATGCCTAA
- the LOC107823076 gene encoding pathogenesis-related protein STH-2 — translation MGVTTYTHEVTTSVAPTRLFKAIVLDSENLVPKLMPKVVKNIEIIEGDGGAGSIKKMNFVEGSPNKYLKHKIHVIDDKNLVTKYSLIEGDVLGDKLEFVTYEIKFEASGNGGCICKTSTEYHTKGDYVFKEEEHNEGKNQAMELFKTVEDYLLANPSVYV, via the exons ATGGGTGTCACTACCTATACTCATGAGGTCACAACATCAGTTGCCCCAACTAGGTTATTCAAAGCTATTGTTCTTGATTCTGAAAACCTTGTCCCAAAATTGATGCCAAAAGTAGTTAAGAACATTGAGATTATTGAGGGTGATGGTGGTGCTGGAAGCATCAAGAAGATGAACTTTGTTGAAG GTTCTCCTAACAAGTACTTGAAGCACAAGATCCATGTTATTGACGACAAGAACTTGGTGACCAAATATTCACTGATCGAAGGAGATGTTTTAGGCGACAAACTGGAGTTCGTTACTTATGAGATCAAATTCGAAGCATCTGGAAATGGAGGATGTATTTGCAAAACTTCAACTGAGTACCACACAAAGGGTGACTATGTAtttaaagaagaagaacacaATGAAGGCAAAAATCAAGCTATGGAACTTTTCAAGACTGTTGAAGATTACCTCCTCGCCAATCCTTCGGTCTATGTTTAA